A single region of the Gorilla gorilla gorilla isolate KB3781 chromosome 1, NHGRI_mGorGor1-v2.1_pri, whole genome shotgun sequence genome encodes:
- the ZFP69B gene encoding zinc finger protein 69 homolog B isoform X1 yields MLQQLLITLPTEASTWVKLRHPKAATERVALWEDVTKMFKAEALLSQDADETQGESLESRVTLGSLTAESQELLTFKDVSVDFTQEEWGQLAPAHRNLYREVMLENYGNLVSVAGCQLSKPGVISQLEKGEEPWLMERDISGVPSSDLKSKTKTKESALQNDISWEELHCGLMMERFTKGSTVYSTLGRISKCNKLESQQENQRMGKGQIPLMCKKTFTQERGQESNRFEKRINVKSEVMPGPIGLPRKRDRKYDTPGKRSRYNIDLVNHSRSYTKMKTFECNICEKIFKQLIHLTEHMRIHTGEKPFRCKECGKAFSQSSSLIPHQRIHTGEKPYECKECGKTFRHPSSLTQHVRIHTGEKPYECRVCEKAFSQSIGLIQHLRTHVREKPFTCKDCGKAFFQIRHLRQHEIIHTGVKPYICNVCSKTFSHSTYLTQHQRTHTGERPYKCKECGKAFSQRIHLSIHQRVHTGVKPYECSHCGKAFRHDSSFAKHQRIHTGEKPYDCNECGKAFSCSSSLIRHCKTHLRNTSSNVV; encoded by the exons ATGCTGCAGCAGCTCCTGATCACCCTGCCCACCGAGGCCAGCACCTGGGTGAAGTTGCGTCATCCAAAGGCGGCCACGGAGCGGGTGGCCCTGTGGGAGGATGTGACTAAGATGTTTAAAGCAGAAG CTCTGCTGTCTCAGGATGCTGATGAGACCCAGGGAGAAAGTTTAGAGAGTAGAGTGACCCTTGGATCCCTGACAGCAGAATCCCAG GAACTGTTAACCTTCAAGGACGTATCTGTGGACTTCACTCAGGAGGAGTGGGGGCAGCTGGCCCCTGCTCACCGGAATCTGTACCGGGAGGTGATGCTGGAGAACTATGGGAACCTGGTCTCAGTGG CAGGATGTCAGCTTTCCAAACCTGGCGTGATTTCCCAGTTGGAGAAAGGAGAAGAACCATGGCTGATGGAGAGAGATATTTCAGGAGTTCCAAGTTCAG acttgaagagcaaaacaaaaaccaaagagtCAGCCTTACAGAATGATATTTCGTGGGAAGAATTACATTGTGGCCTAATGATGGAAAGATTTACAAAAGGAAGCACCGTGTATTCCACCTTGGGAAGAATCTCCAAATGTAATAAGCTAGAAAGCCAACAAGAGAACCAAAGAATGGGTAAGGGGCAAATCCCCTTGATGTGCAAGAAAACATTCACTCAGGAGAGAGGCCAAGAGTCTAATAGATTTGAGAAAAGAATTAATGTGAAGTCAGAAGTTATGCCAGGACCAATAGGTCTTCCAAGAAAAAGAGATCGTAAATATGACACACCTGGAAAGAGAAGCAGATACAACATAGATTTAGTTAATCATTCAAGGagttatacaaaaatgaaaacctttGAATGTAATATTTGTGAAAAAATCTTCAAACAGCTTATTCACCTTACTGAACACATGAGAATTCATACCGGGGAGAAACCTTTCAGatgtaaggaatgtggaaaagcctttagCCAAAGTTCATCTCTTATTccacatcagagaattcatactggtgagaaaccctatgaatgtaaggagTGTGGGAAAACCTTCAGACATCCTTCATCGCTTACTCAACATGTTAGAATTCATACCGGGGAGAAGCCCTATGAATGTAGGGTATGTGAGAAAGCCTTCAGCCAGAGCATTGGACTGATCCAGCATTTGAGAACTCATGTTAGAGAGAAACCTTTTACATGCAAAGACTGTGGAAAAGCGTTTTTCCAGATTAGACACCTTAGGCAACATGAGATTATTCATACTGGTGTGAAACCCTATATTTGTAATGTATGTAGTAAAACCTTCAGCCATAGTACATACCTAACTCAACACCAGAGAACTCATACTGGAGAAAGACCATataaatgtaaggaatgtgggaaagcctttagccAGAGAATACATCTTTCTATCCATCAGAGAGTCCATACTGGAGTAAAACCTTATGAATGCAGTCATTGTGGGAAAGCCTTTAGGCATGATTCATCCTTTGCtaaacatcagagaattcatactggagaaaaaccttATGACTGTAATGAGTGTGGAAAAGCCTTCAGCTGTAGTTCATCCCTTATTAGACATTGCAaaacacatttaagaaataccTCCAGCAATGTTGTGTGA
- the ZFP69B gene encoding zinc finger protein 69 homolog B isoform X3 produces MLENYGNLVSVAGCQLSKPGVISQLEKGEEPWLMERDISGVPSSDLKSKTKTKESALQNDISWEELHCGLMMERFTKGSTVYSTLGRISKCNKLESQQENQRMGKGQIPLMCKKTFTQERGQESNRFEKRINVKSEVMPGPIGLPRKRDRKYDTPGKRSRYNIDLVNHSRSYTKMKTFECNICEKIFKQLIHLTEHMRIHTGEKPFRCKECGKAFSQSSSLIPHQRIHTGEKPYECKECGKTFRHPSSLTQHVRIHTGEKPYECRVCEKAFSQSIGLIQHLRTHVREKPFTCKDCGKAFFQIRHLRQHEIIHTGVKPYICNVCSKTFSHSTYLTQHQRTHTGERPYKCKECGKAFSQRIHLSIHQRVHTGVKPYECSHCGKAFRHDSSFAKHQRIHTGEKPYDCNECGKAFSCSSSLIRHCKTHLRNTSSNVV; encoded by the exons ATGCTGGAGAACTATGGGAACCTGGTCTCAGTGG CAGGATGTCAGCTTTCCAAACCTGGCGTGATTTCCCAGTTGGAGAAAGGAGAAGAACCATGGCTGATGGAGAGAGATATTTCAGGAGTTCCAAGTTCAG acttgaagagcaaaacaaaaaccaaagagtCAGCCTTACAGAATGATATTTCGTGGGAAGAATTACATTGTGGCCTAATGATGGAAAGATTTACAAAAGGAAGCACCGTGTATTCCACCTTGGGAAGAATCTCCAAATGTAATAAGCTAGAAAGCCAACAAGAGAACCAAAGAATGGGTAAGGGGCAAATCCCCTTGATGTGCAAGAAAACATTCACTCAGGAGAGAGGCCAAGAGTCTAATAGATTTGAGAAAAGAATTAATGTGAAGTCAGAAGTTATGCCAGGACCAATAGGTCTTCCAAGAAAAAGAGATCGTAAATATGACACACCTGGAAAGAGAAGCAGATACAACATAGATTTAGTTAATCATTCAAGGagttatacaaaaatgaaaacctttGAATGTAATATTTGTGAAAAAATCTTCAAACAGCTTATTCACCTTACTGAACACATGAGAATTCATACCGGGGAGAAACCTTTCAGatgtaaggaatgtggaaaagcctttagCCAAAGTTCATCTCTTATTccacatcagagaattcatactggtgagaaaccctatgaatgtaaggagTGTGGGAAAACCTTCAGACATCCTTCATCGCTTACTCAACATGTTAGAATTCATACCGGGGAGAAGCCCTATGAATGTAGGGTATGTGAGAAAGCCTTCAGCCAGAGCATTGGACTGATCCAGCATTTGAGAACTCATGTTAGAGAGAAACCTTTTACATGCAAAGACTGTGGAAAAGCGTTTTTCCAGATTAGACACCTTAGGCAACATGAGATTATTCATACTGGTGTGAAACCCTATATTTGTAATGTATGTAGTAAAACCTTCAGCCATAGTACATACCTAACTCAACACCAGAGAACTCATACTGGAGAAAGACCATataaatgtaaggaatgtgggaaagcctttagccAGAGAATACATCTTTCTATCCATCAGAGAGTCCATACTGGAGTAAAACCTTATGAATGCAGTCATTGTGGGAAAGCCTTTAGGCATGATTCATCCTTTGCtaaacatcagagaattcatactggagaaaaaccttATGACTGTAATGAGTGTGGAAAAGCCTTCAGCTGTAGTTCATCCCTTATTAGACATTGCAaaacacatttaagaaataccTCCAGCAATGTTGTGTGA
- the ZFP69B gene encoding zinc finger protein 69 homolog B isoform X2 produces MLQQLLITLPTEASTWVKLRHPKAATERVALWEDVTKMFKAEALLSQDADETQGESLESRVTLGSLTAESQELLTFKDVSVDFTQEEWGQLAPAHRNLYREVMLENYGNLVSVGCQLSKPGVISQLEKGEEPWLMERDISGVPSSDLKSKTKTKESALQNDISWEELHCGLMMERFTKGSTVYSTLGRISKCNKLESQQENQRMGKGQIPLMCKKTFTQERGQESNRFEKRINVKSEVMPGPIGLPRKRDRKYDTPGKRSRYNIDLVNHSRSYTKMKTFECNICEKIFKQLIHLTEHMRIHTGEKPFRCKECGKAFSQSSSLIPHQRIHTGEKPYECKECGKTFRHPSSLTQHVRIHTGEKPYECRVCEKAFSQSIGLIQHLRTHVREKPFTCKDCGKAFFQIRHLRQHEIIHTGVKPYICNVCSKTFSHSTYLTQHQRTHTGERPYKCKECGKAFSQRIHLSIHQRVHTGVKPYECSHCGKAFRHDSSFAKHQRIHTGEKPYDCNECGKAFSCSSSLIRHCKTHLRNTSSNVV; encoded by the exons ATGCTGCAGCAGCTCCTGATCACCCTGCCCACCGAGGCCAGCACCTGGGTGAAGTTGCGTCATCCAAAGGCGGCCACGGAGCGGGTGGCCCTGTGGGAGGATGTGACTAAGATGTTTAAAGCAGAAG CTCTGCTGTCTCAGGATGCTGATGAGACCCAGGGAGAAAGTTTAGAGAGTAGAGTGACCCTTGGATCCCTGACAGCAGAATCCCAG GAACTGTTAACCTTCAAGGACGTATCTGTGGACTTCACTCAGGAGGAGTGGGGGCAGCTGGCCCCTGCTCACCGGAATCTGTACCGGGAGGTGATGCTGGAGAACTATGGGAACCTGGTCTCAGTGG GATGTCAGCTTTCCAAACCTGGCGTGATTTCCCAGTTGGAGAAAGGAGAAGAACCATGGCTGATGGAGAGAGATATTTCAGGAGTTCCAAGTTCAG acttgaagagcaaaacaaaaaccaaagagtCAGCCTTACAGAATGATATTTCGTGGGAAGAATTACATTGTGGCCTAATGATGGAAAGATTTACAAAAGGAAGCACCGTGTATTCCACCTTGGGAAGAATCTCCAAATGTAATAAGCTAGAAAGCCAACAAGAGAACCAAAGAATGGGTAAGGGGCAAATCCCCTTGATGTGCAAGAAAACATTCACTCAGGAGAGAGGCCAAGAGTCTAATAGATTTGAGAAAAGAATTAATGTGAAGTCAGAAGTTATGCCAGGACCAATAGGTCTTCCAAGAAAAAGAGATCGTAAATATGACACACCTGGAAAGAGAAGCAGATACAACATAGATTTAGTTAATCATTCAAGGagttatacaaaaatgaaaacctttGAATGTAATATTTGTGAAAAAATCTTCAAACAGCTTATTCACCTTACTGAACACATGAGAATTCATACCGGGGAGAAACCTTTCAGatgtaaggaatgtggaaaagcctttagCCAAAGTTCATCTCTTATTccacatcagagaattcatactggtgagaaaccctatgaatgtaaggagTGTGGGAAAACCTTCAGACATCCTTCATCGCTTACTCAACATGTTAGAATTCATACCGGGGAGAAGCCCTATGAATGTAGGGTATGTGAGAAAGCCTTCAGCCAGAGCATTGGACTGATCCAGCATTTGAGAACTCATGTTAGAGAGAAACCTTTTACATGCAAAGACTGTGGAAAAGCGTTTTTCCAGATTAGACACCTTAGGCAACATGAGATTATTCATACTGGTGTGAAACCCTATATTTGTAATGTATGTAGTAAAACCTTCAGCCATAGTACATACCTAACTCAACACCAGAGAACTCATACTGGAGAAAGACCATataaatgtaaggaatgtgggaaagcctttagccAGAGAATACATCTTTCTATCCATCAGAGAGTCCATACTGGAGTAAAACCTTATGAATGCAGTCATTGTGGGAAAGCCTTTAGGCATGATTCATCCTTTGCtaaacatcagagaattcatactggagaaaaaccttATGACTGTAATGAGTGTGGAAAAGCCTTCAGCTGTAGTTCATCCCTTATTAGACATTGCAaaacacatttaagaaataccTCCAGCAATGTTGTGTGA